One Megasphaera vaginalis (ex Bordigoni et al. 2020) genomic region harbors:
- a CDS encoding Rqc2 family fibronectin-binding protein — MNLDGITLHSITTELTAILHGGQISKIYQLNGRGLYFRIFNDSGLHHLVITLDDSPRLYVSPVMPPTPDVPTGLCMFLRKYYENGRIASIRQLHLDRLIEIAVDVLDVSGKLATRKIHIELMGKYSNVIFTEDGIILEALIKTRKDKQALRTISPKEPYGFPPNFMRMNPFEFTAQEIAEMLRSTAADETLGTWMLRRFNGMSTVVLNELSLLSGIAKDASVKSLTATELTCWCRHIAALGQELRDVRGAYVYTDGKKEVLFPLPLQSFAAKPVRHYASIQTYLSEYQAEHGSLSGEQERLRKKVAKIIEKQEKKIKRIFQELKETAKMDTYKLYGDLLMIYAYEKHAHEDNVTLINLLSETQEAVTIPLNAALSMTDNANHYYKRYTKLRNRKQKSTELQRDNQRQLDYFRSLEYSLETAVTKDELADIRAEMQQMNLLRTNAKEKLKKEFAQKIRTVSADGMEIWIGGNNRQNDFLTTKKAHPYDRWFHVKGQAGSHVILACHKGEPTNAQLEKAAQLAAYYSQSRHDTKVEVDSTLVRHVKKPAHAAPGYVIFENQTTYVVEPKNWPVDT; from the coding sequence ATGAATCTTGACGGTATTACCTTACATTCCATTACCACCGAATTGACGGCCATCCTTCATGGCGGCCAAATTTCCAAAATCTACCAGCTAAACGGCAGGGGGCTTTATTTTCGTATCTTCAACGACAGCGGCTTGCACCACCTGGTCATCACCCTCGACGATTCGCCCCGCTTGTACGTGTCTCCTGTCATGCCGCCGACACCGGATGTACCGACGGGCCTCTGCATGTTCCTCCGTAAATATTATGAAAACGGCCGTATCGCTTCGATCAGGCAACTCCACTTGGATCGCCTTATCGAAATTGCCGTTGACGTCCTCGACGTTTCGGGAAAATTGGCGACGCGGAAGATTCACATCGAACTGATGGGAAAATACAGCAACGTCATCTTTACGGAAGACGGCATCATCCTTGAAGCGCTGATTAAGACGAGAAAAGACAAACAGGCCCTGCGCACGATTTCGCCGAAAGAGCCGTACGGGTTCCCGCCGAACTTCATGCGCATGAATCCTTTCGAATTTACGGCGCAAGAGATTGCGGAGATGCTGCGCAGCACTGCTGCGGACGAAACGCTCGGTACGTGGATGCTCCGCCGTTTTAACGGCATGAGCACGGTCGTCCTGAATGAGCTGTCTCTCCTCTCCGGCATAGCCAAGGACGCTTCCGTCAAGTCACTGACAGCAACAGAACTAACCTGCTGGTGCCGACATATCGCCGCCTTGGGACAAGAACTCCGTGATGTCAGAGGCGCTTACGTCTACACTGACGGCAAAAAAGAGGTGCTCTTCCCGTTGCCGCTGCAATCGTTCGCCGCCAAGCCGGTCCGCCATTACGCTTCGATCCAGACCTATCTGAGCGAGTATCAGGCCGAACACGGCAGCCTCAGCGGCGAGCAGGAACGGCTGCGCAAAAAAGTAGCCAAAATAATCGAAAAACAAGAAAAAAAAATCAAACGTATTTTTCAGGAACTGAAAGAAACGGCTAAAATGGATACGTACAAATTGTACGGCGATCTCCTGATGATCTACGCTTACGAGAAACACGCTCATGAAGACAATGTGACCCTTATCAATCTGTTGTCGGAAACACAGGAAGCGGTCACGATCCCCCTGAATGCTGCGCTTTCCATGACAGATAACGCCAATCATTATTACAAGCGGTACACAAAGCTGCGCAACCGTAAACAGAAATCAACGGAACTGCAGCGGGACAATCAACGACAACTGGATTATTTCCGTTCCCTCGAATATTCTTTGGAAACGGCCGTAACCAAAGACGAATTAGCCGACATCAGGGCGGAAATGCAGCAAATGAATCTGCTTCGCACCAATGCAAAGGAAAAACTAAAAAAAGAATTTGCCCAAAAAATCCGTACCGTTTCTGCAGACGGCATGGAAATCTGGATCGGCGGCAACAACAGACAAAATGATTTCCTGACGACAAAAAAAGCGCATCCTTATGATCGCTGGTTCCATGTCAAGGGGCAGGCCGGCTCTCATGTCATCCTTGCCTGTCATAAAGGCGAGCCGACAAATGCGCAGTTGGAAAAAGCGGCGCAGCTCGCCGCTTATTACAGCCAAAGCCGCCACGACACCAAAGTCGAAGTGGACAGCACGTTGGTACGTCATGTCAAAAAACCGGCACACGCCGCGCCGGGCTACGTGATCTTTGAAAATCAAACGACATACGTCGTAGAACCGAAAAACTGGCCTGTCGATACATAA
- the rpoZ gene encoding DNA-directed RNA polymerase subunit omega, with amino-acid sequence MLIKPTLESLMTKVDSKYTLVTLAAKRARELTDGDDPLVDVDTNKVVSVAMEEIDEGKIKYEVPKVGIK; translated from the coding sequence ATGCTTATTAAACCGACATTGGAATCGTTAATGACGAAAGTGGACAGCAAATACACCTTGGTAACGTTGGCGGCCAAACGAGCCCGCGAATTGACGGACGGCGACGACCCTTTGGTTGATGTCGATACGAACAAAGTCGTTTCCGTCGCCATGGAAGAAATTGACGAAGGAAAAATTAAATATGAAGTGCCTAAGGTCGGAATTAAATAA
- the def gene encoding peptide deformylase, whose protein sequence is MAVLRITKAGDPVLKGQAQPVKTITKRIKRLLDNMAETMYAAEGVGLAAPQVNESLQLVVLDDGNGLIELINPELLEASEEMELGAEGCLSVPGYYGDVSRHKKITVRARNRYGKEIIYEVEGFLARIFQHEMDHLQGDLFIEKATNLRKVGE, encoded by the coding sequence ATGGCTGTTTTACGCATTACAAAAGCCGGCGATCCCGTCCTGAAAGGGCAGGCGCAACCGGTCAAAACGATTACGAAACGCATTAAGCGCTTATTGGATAATATGGCGGAAACGATGTATGCCGCCGAAGGAGTCGGTCTTGCCGCGCCGCAGGTTAACGAATCGCTGCAACTTGTCGTCCTTGACGACGGCAACGGCCTTATTGAACTGATTAATCCGGAACTGCTGGAGGCGTCGGAAGAAATGGAACTCGGCGCGGAAGGTTGCCTCAGTGTTCCCGGCTATTACGGTGACGTGAGCCGGCATAAAAAGATCACCGTCAGGGCGCGCAACCGTTACGGGAAGGAGATCATTTACGAGGTGGAAGGGTTTCTGGCTCGTATTTTCCAGCATGAAATGGATCACCTGCAGGGCGATCTCTTCATTGAAAAGGCAACTAATTTGCGGAAAGTCGGTGAATGA
- a CDS encoding YicC/YloC family endoribonuclease: protein MTGFGGGSHSDGSIEVAIELRSVNQRFLELNIRMPHSYLRLEEGLRRKIKEHLHRGKVDVFVTVREIAPQAPEITVDLAALRACKEALERAREECFDGGSTSLAEVASLTKDWFTETPPRIDAEVCRPVFETALQEALTSLMTMRRREGETIQRDLTARAASLQEIIEKIAARRPVIMAAYEERLRKRIEKMLEQAGSSADEGRILQEIAVYADKSDFTEEVVRFRSHVLQLERLLSDGNDVGRSLDFLMQEMNRETNTIGSKAGDLEVTEYVLQLKNELEKIREQIQNIE from the coding sequence ATGACCGGATTCGGCGGCGGCAGCCATAGTGACGGCTCCATCGAAGTGGCAATAGAGCTGCGCTCCGTCAATCAACGTTTTTTGGAATTAAATATTCGTATGCCCCATTCGTATTTGCGTCTTGAAGAGGGGTTGCGCAGAAAGATTAAGGAACACTTACACCGCGGCAAGGTCGACGTTTTCGTAACGGTTAGGGAAATTGCGCCGCAGGCGCCGGAAATTACGGTCGATCTGGCAGCGCTGCGGGCCTGTAAGGAAGCGCTGGAACGGGCCAGAGAAGAGTGCTTTGACGGCGGTTCGACATCGCTTGCCGAGGTCGCGTCGCTGACAAAAGATTGGTTTACGGAGACACCGCCGCGGATCGACGCCGAAGTCTGTCGTCCCGTATTCGAAACGGCGCTGCAAGAGGCGCTGACGAGTCTTATGACGATGCGGCGCCGTGAAGGAGAAACGATACAACGCGACCTGACGGCGCGTGCGGCTTCTTTGCAGGAGATCATTGAAAAAATCGCCGCCAGGCGTCCGGTGATTATGGCGGCTTACGAAGAGCGGCTGCGCAAGCGGATTGAAAAGATGCTGGAACAGGCCGGCAGCAGTGCCGACGAGGGGCGGATTCTGCAGGAAATTGCCGTTTACGCCGATAAATCGGATTTTACCGAAGAAGTTGTACGATTTCGCAGCCATGTGTTACAATTAGAACGACTTTTAAGCGACGGCAATGACGTAGGCCGCTCTCTTGATTTTCTGATGCAGGAAATGAACCGCGAAACGAACACGATCGGTTCCAAAGCTGGCGATCTGGAGGTTACGGAATACGTGTTGCAGCTGAAAAACGAGTTGGAAAAGATTCGCGAACAGATTCAAAATATCGAATAA
- the coaBC gene encoding bifunctional phosphopantothenoylcysteine decarboxylase/phosphopantothenate--cysteine ligase CoaBC produces the protein MLLANKKIVLVISGGIAAFKAAALASLLGKEGAVVKCVMTQHATAFITPLTLREITGNPVAVDMFGDTFEFNIEHIALARWADAFVVVPATANIIGKIANGIADDLATTTLMATKAPVMIAPAMNSNMYLNPVVQGNLQKLKALGYVIAEPDSGRLACGIDGVGRLPDPDILVEYIEKTTCSSALLRGKKVLVTAGGTRERIDPVRYIGNRSSGRMGFAVAKAAMLAGADVTLVAAPSALPAPLGVHRIDVGTTLEMQAACEEIYDSVDLVVKAAAVADYRVARPAENKIKKSSETLTVELAKNPDILYGLGQKKTHQVLIGFAAETTNVIEYGMGKLKKKNLDMLVANDVSVAGAGFQGTTNIATFLFPDGRSEAMEMMSKFELAQKIISAGAALVAAKESAEA, from the coding sequence ATGTTGCTCGCTAACAAGAAGATCGTACTTGTCATCAGCGGCGGTATCGCCGCGTTCAAAGCGGCCGCCTTGGCCAGTCTCCTCGGCAAGGAAGGGGCTGTCGTGAAATGCGTGATGACGCAGCATGCGACAGCGTTCATCACGCCGCTGACGCTGCGTGAAATTACGGGAAATCCCGTTGCCGTCGATATGTTCGGCGATACCTTTGAGTTCAATATTGAGCACATTGCCCTGGCTCGCTGGGCCGATGCGTTTGTCGTAGTTCCGGCGACGGCCAATATTATCGGCAAAATCGCCAATGGCATTGCCGACGATCTGGCAACAACGACGCTGATGGCTACAAAAGCGCCGGTTATGATCGCGCCGGCGATGAACAGCAATATGTATCTCAATCCCGTCGTTCAGGGGAATTTGCAGAAGCTGAAGGCCTTGGGATATGTCATCGCCGAGCCGGACAGCGGCCGTTTGGCTTGCGGCATTGACGGCGTCGGTCGGCTGCCCGATCCCGACATACTTGTCGAATATATCGAAAAGACTACCTGCAGTTCGGCGCTGCTGCGCGGCAAAAAAGTGCTGGTCACGGCCGGCGGTACGCGGGAACGGATCGATCCGGTCCGCTATATCGGCAATCGTTCCAGCGGCCGCATGGGATTTGCCGTTGCCAAAGCGGCCATGCTGGCCGGCGCCGATGTGACTCTCGTCGCGGCTCCGTCAGCTTTGCCGGCGCCGTTAGGCGTGCATCGCATCGATGTCGGCACGACACTGGAAATGCAGGCCGCTTGCGAGGAGATTTACGATTCCGTCGATCTGGTCGTCAAGGCAGCGGCAGTTGCCGATTATCGCGTTGCCAGGCCGGCGGAAAATAAAATTAAGAAATCGTCGGAAACGTTGACTGTGGAACTGGCTAAGAATCCTGATATTCTGTATGGGTTGGGACAGAAAAAAACGCATCAGGTACTGATCGGTTTTGCCGCTGAAACGACCAATGTCATCGAATACGGTATGGGTAAGTTGAAGAAAAAGAACCTCGACATGCTTGTTGCCAATGATGTCAGCGTCGCCGGCGCCGGGTTTCAGGGGACGACGAATATAGCGACCTTTTTGTTCCCTGACGGGCGCAGCGAGGCGATGGAAATGATGAGCAAGTTTGAATTAGCGCAAAAGATCATCAGCGCCGGCGCCGCTTTGGTCGCTGCGAAAGAAAGCGCTGAGGCGTAA
- the priA gene encoding replication restart helicase PriA: MIADIIINITAKRLQQTFSYSVPPSLRLRVGDRVLVPFGSRHEEGVVIALRSGEAAASPYALKNVAALLSEEAGFQAEMIDTAFWISQYYVCNFADALRLFMVEKHGLRQTRVLSLSARGSDVAASEPALAFAAAEGEQAEKNFRSRFGDGVVDRLLKQGLLLRRNVTENRIAAKTEPYLVFCAADTAGILRRRKRQAELLSLLQEKGEMPLADVLRSGYSRDTTVALCKTGLAERRDKIRRTTALPLAAAADTTWPLTDEQQAVLASVRSEGHHRTFVLHGVTGSGKTEVYLQLAKDALAAGRQVLVLVPEIALTGQIVRRFTARFGDDVVVMHSRLSKGERENNRRRMQNGESHICIGARSAVFTPVQALGLVIVDESHDSSYKQDESPRYHAVSVARKRAAYYDCPVILGSATPAIADYYLARRGVYTLLTLTKRVMGRSLPQTELVDMREELARGNYSVISSSLEALLAETLAARRQAIVLLNRRGFSTFVMCRKCGYVVKCDTCDVAMVYHKHAETLRCHYCDAEKAVPVVCPACGSKFIKFFGSGTEKVEARLQELFPAARIIRLDQDTTTRKNSSDHIIEAFRRHEYDILLGTQMVAKGHDFAGVNAVGILAADSLLNLPAYWAGERTFQLLTQASGRAGRGDFPGRVVMQTYAPEHYVMQCSAAQDYRAFYEAELVFRRELRYPPFASLIKVVITDADEVVAGKKGNELAALLRGFCGENGKDVEVIGPYVDIIKKIRNKYRLVILLRGQDMEAVKGYMKEAAAFWQHGIMIDVEPTY, encoded by the coding sequence ATGATTGCTGACATTATTATCAACATTACGGCAAAACGATTGCAGCAAACGTTCTCGTACAGCGTGCCGCCGTCGCTGCGGCTCCGTGTAGGGGACCGCGTTCTCGTTCCTTTCGGTTCCCGCCATGAAGAGGGCGTCGTTATCGCTTTGCGGTCAGGTGAAGCGGCTGCGTCTCCGTATGCTTTGAAAAACGTGGCGGCTCTCTTGTCGGAAGAGGCGGGATTTCAAGCGGAAATGATCGATACGGCGTTCTGGATCAGCCAGTACTACGTTTGCAACTTTGCCGACGCCTTGCGCCTTTTTATGGTGGAAAAGCACGGTCTGCGCCAAACCCGCGTTCTTTCTCTTTCGGCAAGGGGGAGCGACGTTGCCGCGTCGGAGCCGGCGTTGGCCTTTGCGGCGGCAGAAGGGGAGCAGGCGGAAAAAAACTTTCGCAGCCGCTTTGGCGACGGCGTCGTCGACAGACTGCTGAAACAGGGCTTGCTGCTTCGCAGAAATGTGACGGAAAACAGAATCGCTGCGAAAACGGAACCGTATCTCGTCTTTTGCGCTGCCGATACGGCGGGTATCCTGCGGCGGCGCAAGAGACAGGCGGAACTCTTGTCGCTCTTGCAGGAAAAAGGCGAAATGCCGCTGGCCGATGTGCTGCGAAGCGGTTACAGCCGCGATACAACTGTAGCGCTTTGCAAGACCGGGCTGGCTGAACGAAGGGACAAAATTCGCCGGACGACGGCTTTGCCACTGGCTGCCGCCGCCGATACGACGTGGCCCTTGACTGACGAGCAGCAGGCTGTTCTCGCAAGCGTGCGGAGTGAGGGGCATCATCGAACCTTCGTCCTGCACGGCGTTACCGGCAGCGGCAAGACGGAGGTCTATTTGCAGTTGGCGAAGGATGCCTTGGCCGCAGGACGGCAGGTTCTCGTCCTGGTTCCCGAAATCGCGCTGACCGGACAGATCGTCAGACGCTTTACGGCCCGTTTCGGCGATGACGTCGTCGTCATGCACAGCCGCCTTTCCAAAGGGGAACGGGAAAACAACCGCCGCCGCATGCAAAACGGCGAGAGCCATATTTGCATCGGCGCCCGTTCCGCCGTCTTCACGCCGGTGCAGGCGCTGGGGCTGGTGATCGTCGATGAAAGCCATGACAGTTCTTATAAGCAGGACGAATCGCCTCGTTATCATGCCGTGTCCGTTGCCAGAAAACGAGCCGCTTATTACGATTGTCCTGTTATTTTGGGCAGCGCTACGCCGGCTATTGCCGACTATTATCTGGCTCGGCGCGGCGTCTATACGCTGCTGACCTTGACTAAGCGAGTTATGGGGCGTTCGCTGCCGCAGACGGAACTGGTCGATATGCGGGAAGAACTGGCGCGCGGCAACTACAGCGTCATCTCTTCCTCTTTAGAAGCGCTTCTGGCGGAGACGCTGGCAGCTCGGCGGCAGGCCATCGTCCTCTTGAATCGCCGCGGCTTTTCGACCTTCGTCATGTGCCGCAAATGCGGCTACGTTGTCAAATGCGATACGTGCGACGTAGCGATGGTTTATCACAAACATGCCGAAACGCTGCGTTGCCATTATTGTGACGCTGAAAAAGCCGTTCCAGTCGTTTGCCCTGCCTGTGGCAGCAAATTTATCAAGTTTTTCGGCTCCGGGACGGAAAAAGTGGAAGCTCGGCTTCAAGAACTGTTTCCGGCGGCCCGCATCATTCGGCTCGATCAGGATACGACGACGCGGAAAAACAGCAGCGATCATATTATTGAAGCTTTTCGCCGCCACGAATATGATATTCTCCTGGGCACACAAATGGTCGCCAAAGGACATGATTTCGCCGGAGTCAACGCCGTCGGCATCCTTGCTGCCGACAGTCTTCTCAATCTGCCGGCGTACTGGGCCGGCGAACGGACTTTTCAGCTATTGACGCAGGCTTCCGGCAGAGCCGGCCGCGGCGATTTTCCCGGCCGCGTCGTCATGCAGACCTATGCGCCGGAGCATTATGTCATGCAGTGCAGTGCCGCCCAGGACTATCGCGCGTTTTACGAGGCCGAGCTTGTCTTTCGCAGAGAATTGCGTTATCCGCCGTTTGCATCGTTGATCAAGGTAGTTATTACCGATGCCGACGAGGTAGTCGCCGGTAAGAAAGGCAATGAACTGGCCGCCTTGCTGCGGGGCTTTTGCGGCGAAAACGGCAAGGATGTGGAAGTAATCGGTCCGTACGTGGATATTATCAAGAAAATACGCAATAAGTACAGGCTTGTCATTCTCCTGCGCGGTCAGGATATGGAGGCGGTAAAAGGGTATATGAAAGAAGCAGCCGCTTTCTGGCAGCACGGCATCATGATTGATGTGGAACCGACCTATTGA
- the fmt gene encoding methionyl-tRNA formyltransferase, which yields MEKQRIVFMGTPDFAVPALQAIHAAGHTIAAVFTQPDKQRGRGKKVSFSPVKEAALALGLPVHQPDSLRPAASVALVRSYAPTVIVVIAYGKILPREILDIPPYGCLNVHASLLPRFRGAAPIQYAIKEGDGVSGVTIMGLDEGMDTGPILKQAEIRLTAKETTGTLFAKLAQLGAQTLLPVLAELSQALRQARPQDERLAVYTAKITKEMTNIDWHQDAAVIERWLRTLDPHPGAYTFWQGQRLKIWAADVTEGGDAAPGTIIAVTKKALIVQAGKGALRITELQPESRKRMAAAQFLQSHQPAVGEKLTAAG from the coding sequence ATGGAAAAACAGCGCATTGTTTTTATGGGCACGCCGGATTTTGCCGTGCCGGCTTTGCAGGCGATTCACGCTGCGGGACACACGATCGCCGCTGTTTTTACGCAGCCCGACAAGCAACGAGGCCGCGGCAAAAAGGTCTCGTTCTCTCCGGTCAAAGAAGCCGCCCTGGCCTTGGGACTGCCTGTCCATCAGCCTGACTCCCTGCGGCCCGCGGCGTCTGTCGCGCTGGTTCGATCCTATGCGCCGACTGTGATCGTCGTCATCGCCTATGGTAAAATTTTGCCGCGTGAGATTTTGGATATACCGCCGTATGGCTGTCTCAATGTGCATGCTTCGCTGCTGCCCCGTTTTCGCGGCGCCGCGCCGATTCAGTATGCCATCAAAGAGGGCGACGGCGTCAGCGGCGTGACGATTATGGGGCTGGACGAAGGAATGGATACGGGCCCGATTCTGAAACAGGCGGAAATACGGCTGACAGCTAAGGAAACGACAGGCACTTTGTTTGCCAAATTGGCTCAATTGGGAGCGCAGACGCTTTTGCCCGTACTGGCGGAACTTTCACAGGCTTTGCGCCAAGCGCGGCCGCAAGATGAAAGGCTGGCTGTCTATACGGCGAAGATCACGAAAGAAATGACCAATATCGACTGGCATCAAGATGCAGCCGTTATTGAACGGTGGTTGCGTACTCTTGATCCTCATCCCGGCGCGTATACGTTCTGGCAGGGGCAGCGCTTGAAAATTTGGGCGGCCGATGTTACCGAAGGAGGCGATGCCGCGCCGGGAACGATTATTGCAGTAACGAAAAAAGCGCTTATCGTGCAGGCGGGGAAAGGCGCTTTGCGCATTACGGAGCTGCAGCCAGAGAGCCGGAAGCGAATGGCGGCGGCCCAATTCCTGCAAAGCCATCAGCCCGCTGTCGGCGAAAAGCTGACTGCTGCCGGGTAA
- the metK gene encoding methionine adenosyltransferase has product MVKNREFFTSESVTEGHPDKIADQISDSILDAILAKDKHARVACETLITTGMVHVVGEISTNCYVDIPHIVRETIRGIGYTRAKYGFDCDTCGILVSLDEQSQDIAMGVDEALEAKAGNGEQFDAIGAGDQGMMFGYATNETDEYMPLPISLAHRLARRLAKIRKEDVLTYLRPDGKTQVTVEYEDGKPVHIDTIVISTQHSPEVTREQIEKDLIENVIKPEIPDGLFDEKTKLFINPTGRFVIGGPQGDSGLTGRKIIVDTYGGMARHGGGAFSGKDPTKVDRSAAYAARYVAKNIVAAGLADKCEIQLAYAIGVAHPVSIHVETFGTGHVDTDTIVALIRKHFDLRPAGIIEMLDLQRPIYKQTAAYGHFGRNDLHLPWEQLDKVAVLRSEAGL; this is encoded by the coding sequence ATGGTAAAAAATCGTGAATTTTTCACATCCGAATCCGTAACAGAAGGACATCCCGACAAAATAGCTGACCAGATTTCCGACAGCATTCTGGATGCCATTTTGGCAAAAGATAAACATGCCCGCGTAGCCTGCGAAACGCTGATTACCACAGGAATGGTGCATGTCGTAGGAGAAATTTCCACCAATTGTTATGTCGATATTCCCCATATTGTCCGTGAGACGATACGCGGCATCGGCTACACCCGTGCCAAGTACGGTTTTGACTGCGATACCTGCGGTATCCTTGTCTCTTTGGACGAACAATCTCAGGATATTGCCATGGGCGTTGACGAGGCCCTTGAAGCCAAGGCCGGCAACGGCGAACAATTCGACGCCATCGGCGCCGGCGACCAGGGCATGATGTTCGGTTATGCGACCAATGAAACGGACGAGTACATGCCGCTGCCGATCTCACTTGCTCATCGTTTGGCTCGTCGCCTGGCAAAAATCCGCAAGGAAGACGTGCTGACCTATCTCCGTCCTGACGGCAAAACGCAGGTCACCGTCGAATATGAAGACGGCAAACCCGTACACATCGACACGATCGTCATCTCGACGCAACACAGTCCGGAAGTGACGCGGGAACAGATAGAAAAAGATCTGATCGAAAATGTCATCAAACCGGAAATTCCCGATGGACTGTTCGATGAAAAGACAAAGCTCTTTATCAATCCGACGGGCCGTTTCGTCATCGGCGGTCCGCAAGGTGATTCCGGGCTGACTGGACGCAAAATTATCGTCGATACCTACGGCGGTATGGCGCGCCACGGCGGCGGCGCCTTTTCCGGCAAGGATCCTACGAAAGTGGACCGTTCCGCTGCTTATGCCGCCCGTTATGTGGCTAAGAACATCGTTGCGGCAGGCCTTGCCGATAAGTGCGAAATCCAGCTCGCTTACGCCATCGGCGTGGCTCATCCCGTCTCGATCCATGTGGAAACGTTCGGTACCGGTCACGTCGACACGGACACGATTGTCGCCTTGATCCGCAAACACTTCGATCTGCGTCCGGCAGGCATCATTGAAATGCTTGATTTGCAGCGTCCGATCTATAAGCAGACGGCCGCTTACGGCCATTTCGGCCGGAACGATCTTCATCTGCCTTGGGAGCAGCTGGATAAAGTGGCTGTACTTCGCAGTGAAGCTGGTTTATAA
- the remA gene encoding extracellular matrix/biofilm regulator RemA, whose protein sequence is MNFNLLNIGFGNMVMAHKVVAVISPESAPIKRLVQEAREHNTLIDATFGRKTRAVLIMDHGQVILSAIQAETISHRILHVGEDVSDMCPDEGDEG, encoded by the coding sequence ATGAATTTCAATCTTTTAAATATCGGCTTCGGCAATATGGTCATGGCGCATAAGGTGGTGGCCGTTATCAGCCCCGAATCGGCGCCGATCAAGCGATTGGTGCAGGAAGCGCGGGAGCACAATACGCTGATTGACGCGACCTTTGGCAGAAAGACGCGGGCAGTGCTGATTATGGATCACGGTCAGGTTATTCTTTCGGCAATTCAGGCAGAAACGATATCCCATCGCATTTTGCATGTCGGCGAAGACGTGAGCGACATGTGTCCGGATGAAGGAGACGAAGGATAA
- the gmk gene encoding guanylate kinase encodes MAAKDKGLLIVVSGPSGAGKGTICDAMRRDFPEIGYSISMTTRPPRPGEIDGVNYRFTDNAHFEALLAADAFLEYAKVYDHYYGTPKDFVFRRLDEGRHVMLEIDIQGAMQVQEKYPEAVLIFILPPSLAVLEQRLRDRRTDSDEVICKRLAKARGELDWIRRYDYVIINDDLQRAVCQADAILTAECRKTSRNDNTITAVLKQYKRGE; translated from the coding sequence ATGGCGGCGAAAGACAAGGGACTTCTCATCGTCGTTTCCGGCCCGTCAGGCGCCGGGAAAGGCACGATCTGTGACGCCATGCGCCGTGACTTTCCGGAGATCGGCTATTCCATATCCATGACGACACGGCCGCCTCGGCCCGGCGAAATCGACGGCGTCAATTACCGTTTTACGGACAACGCTCATTTTGAAGCGCTCTTGGCAGCCGACGCTTTTTTGGAGTATGCCAAGGTCTATGACCATTATTACGGGACGCCGAAAGATTTCGTTTTCCGCCGGCTGGACGAAGGAAGGCATGTCATGCTGGAAATCGACATTCAAGGCGCTATGCAGGTCCAGGAGAAATACCCGGAAGCCGTGCTGATCTTCATCCTGCCGCCCAGTCTGGCCGTACTGGAGCAGCGGCTCCGCGACCGGCGCACCGACAGTGATGAAGTCATCTGCAAACGCTTGGCCAAAGCGCGCGGTGAACTGGACTGGATAAGACGGTATGATTATGTTATCATAAATGATGATCTGCAGCGGGCCGTCTGCCAGGCCGATGCCATATTGACTGCGGAATGCCGGAAGACGTCGCGCAATGACAATACCATTACGGCAGTCTTGAAACAGTATAAAAGGGGAGAATAA